The DNA sequence GACATTGTGGAATTTCTAAAGGCTCAGCAAATTTCTTAGTGGCCCCAGAACGGCGCCACAGTACCAGAATGAAAAGCGCAATGCGCTCTAGGTGAATACGAAAATGAGCCGACTGGGCCTAGGACGACGCGGGGGCGGGGGCTGCCGCCGCGACAGGCGCGGCGGGCAGTTCGGGACCACCATTGCCCGGTCCGGCAGCAGGAATCTGCGCTACCAGCTGTGACTGCATCTGGGCCGATATCGCCGACCAGGACATGGCCGCAGGCTTTCCGCCCCACCGCAGCGAGTAGATACCCACCAGCAGGGCCTGACCGGGCTGGGTGATGGTGTACACCGGACCGCCCGAATCACCGTGTTGCCCACCGATATCCGCCATGGTGAACCAACCGTTGTTGATCGCGTCGACCTTGCCACACGTCTCGCCGGACACCGATCCCATCAGGCACACCGGCAGTCCCGGCTCGGGTCCGGCGTTCTGCGCCATGCGCAGCGCAAGCCCATTGGGCAGGGTGCTGCTCAATTCCACCCCGGGCGAAAATGAGATGCCCTCGTAGTCCGAGACGACATCTCCCGGGCCGATCGCGCCTCCGGTGGGCAGGTTGCGGCTCATCAGCAGCACCTCGCCGATACGGTTCCCGCCCAGGTCGGTCACCGATCCGGTGGCATTGCAATGGCCCGCCGTCAGGCCGATTCGCGATGCCGGATCGACGTAGCCAAGGGTGCAACGACTGTCTCCCTGGACAATCGACATGCCCGGGAAAGCGACGATCTTGGCAGGAGTTTCAGAGGCTGGATCGGCGGCTGAAAGCGCAGGTGAAGCAACAAGTACGCCGGCTACCGTGGCGACCGCGGACACACCACATGCCAGAGCTCTGCTCACGTTTTTCACAACAACCAGCCCTCGGTTGACAATCCCGCCCTGCAAACGAGCATGGCGCCGGATTGCTGGAGTGTCAATTTCATCGCCAGCAACGCCGCCGTGTCGCGAGCCTCCCCGGGGTCGCGCTCAGCCTCTACGATCGAACGCATGCGCAACCGCATCCGCCTCGCCCTTATCCCTGTCGCAGTCGCCGCCATCACCCTGGCCGGCTGCTCCAAGACCGAGAAGGCCGACGTCAACTTGCCCGAGGCCGCCACACTCCTGAGTGAGTCGGCAGCCACCACCAAGACCCAGACGAGTACACACCTCGTACTCAAGGTCACCGGCGACAAGCCGACCATCAAGCTCTCCGAACTCACCGGCGATCTGACCACCACCCCCGCCCTGGCCGCCAAGGGCACCGCCAAGACCGGCGGACTGGAGCTGCCCTTCGTGGTGGTCGACGGCGAGCTGTTCGCCCAGCTCGGCAGCGCTTACTCCAGCATGGGCCCCGTCAAGGATGTCTACGACGTCGGGATCATTCTGGATCCGAACAAGGGGTTGGCCAACCTCCTGTCCAACTTCACCGGCGCGAAGTCCGAGAAGACCGAGACCGTCGACGGTGTCGATTCTGTTCTGGTGACTGGGACCGTGAACAAGGACGCCATCAACACCTTCGCCGGCTCCAAACTCACCTCGGACATCCCGGGCAAGGCCTGGATCGCGAAGGACGGCACTCACACGCTGAGCAAGATCAGCGTCGATACGTCCCCGGGCAACACCATTGAGATGTCGTTGTCCGATTGGGGCAAGCCGGTCACGGTCGACAAGCCCGCCTCGTGATCGACACAGCCAAGGAGACAACCCTCCCGCTGCGGCATCGCGGCATCGCGATCGGCGCCGGAAGTCTGGCGGTGCTGTTGGGCGCCCTCGACACCTATGTCGTGGTCAGCGTCATCACCGACATCATGCGCGACGTCGGCATCGCATTGAACAACATCCAGCAGGTCACCCCGATCGTCACCGGGTACCTGTTGGGCTACATCGCCGCAATGCCGCTACTCGGGCAGGCCTCCGACCGATTCGGTCGCCGGAGGATCCTGCAGCTGGCACTGGTGGGCTTTGCGATCGGTTCTGTTGTCACCGCGATGTCGACCGATCTCACGATGTTGGTCACGGGCCGGGTCATCCAGGGTGTCGCGAGCGGCGCGCTGCTACCGGTCACCCTGGCCCTGGGTGCCGATCTGTGGGCGGCACGCAACCGTGCGACAGTTCTCGGCGGCATCGGTGCCGCGCAGGAACTGGGCAGCGTGCTGGGCCCGCTGTACGGCGTCTTGTGCGTATGGCTGTTCGGCTCCTGGACCGCCATCTTCTGGGTCAACGTGCCACTGGCGATCATCGCCATCGTGTTGGTTCAGTTCAGTGTTCCCGCGCACCAGCACGACGCGAACCGCCCGAAGGTCGACATCGTCGGAGGCGCACTACTTGCCATCGCACTGGGCCTGCTGGTCGTGGGCTTGTACAGCCCCAACCCCAAGGTCTCCGCGTTACCGGAGTGGGGTCTGCCGGTACTCACCGGGTCCGCGGTCGCATTCCTGGCGTTCTTTCTCTGGGAATCGCGCGCCAAGACCCGGTTGATCAGCCCCGAAGGGGTTCGATTCGGCCCGTTCTTCGCGGCGCTGGCCGCTTCGCTGGCCGCCGGAGCCGCACTCATGGTGACACTCGTGAACATCGAGCTGCTCGGGCAGGGCGTGCTGCAGATGGACAAGGCCAACGCCGTGTTCCTGCTGTCGAGGTTCCTTGTCGCGCTGCCGATCGGCGCGGTGATCGGTGGCTGGCTGGCTACACGATTCGGCGACCGGATCATTGCGGTGGCCGGTCTGCTGATCGCCGCGTTCGGGTATTACCTGATATCGGGCTGGCCGGTGGACGTGTTGGCCGCCCGGCACGATTTCGGGTTCTTCACGCTGCCCCGGCTGGACACGGACCTCGTGGTCGCGGGTGTGGGCCTGGGCCTGGTGATCGGCCCGCTCTCCTCGGCCGCGCTACGCGTGGTGCCCGCGGTGCAACACGGCATTGCGTCTGCGCTGGTGGTGGTGGCCCGGATGACGGGCATGCTGATCGGGATGGCGGCCCTCGGAGGCTGGGGCATTCACCGCTTCTACCAGAATTTCGACGCGCTGGCCGCTCAGGAGCCCAAGCCAGAAGGAAAGCCGAATCTCCTTGTGCTGCAACAACAGCTGTTGGACCGATCCATTCACGCCTACAGTCAGATGTACAGCGAGATGTTCGCGATTACGGCAGTCGTCTGCGTGATTGGTGCGGCCATCGCGATATTCGTTGGTTCACAACGCAACTCGGGGGACGAGGCTCAGTAGCACATCGGGCCCCATGCGCTCGATGTGGTCGTACTCCCAGCGCAGCGCGCGCGACAGGGTGGTGACGCCCACGTCCTCCACGGCGGGGACGTTGCCACCCAAGAGCATCGGGGCGAGGTAGGCCAGGATCCGGTCCACCAGACCGGCGCGCAAAAAGGCCCCGGCCAGCGTCGGTCCACCCTCCAGAAAGACGTCGGTGCGGTCCCCCAGGGCCGCAATCACCTCGGCCGGGTCGTGCGTCCGGATCACCATGGTGTGTGAGTCGTCGTTCAATACCTTGGCGTCCGAGGAGACCTCGCGCATACCGACAACGACGCGTAGTGGCTGGTGCGGGCACAACACGTTCTCGGGAGTGCGTGCGGTGAGCTGCGGGTCGTCGGCGAACACGGTGCCGGTGCCCACCAGAACAGCATCGGCGAACGCTCTGCGCCGATGCACGTCGGCCCGCGACTGCTCGCTGGTGATCCATTGACTGGTGCCGTCATTGGCGGCACTGCGCCCATCGACACTGGCACCGTACTTCCAGGTGACATGGGGGCGCCCGGTGCGTTGTTTGTGCAGCCATTCTCGCAGGGGTCCCGCAGCGACCCTGTCGGCAGCGACGCCGCCAAGGACCTCAACACCCAACGCGCGCAAGCGCTCGGCTCCCCCGGCTGCCTGCGGATTCGGGTCGGCGACGGCGTAGACGACACGTGAAACGCCTGCCACTGCAAGCGCATCCACACATGGCCCGGTTCTCCCCTGGTGATTGCACGGCTCCAGAGTGACGACGGCAGTACCACCTGCCGCGGCATCACCGGCCTGGGCCAGCGCCACCACCTCGGCGTGCTCCTGCCCGGGCGGGCGGGTACCGCCTACCCCGGCGACCACCCCTGATACATCCAGGATCACCGCGCCCACAGGCGGATTCGGATAGGTACTGCCCTTGACCTCCTCCGCGGCCCGGATAGCCAGATCCATGGCGGCATCGAGACCGATCGGGTTGGTCATATCAGCGGGCCAAATGTGTTGCTGCCCTGGCGGCTTGTTCACGCAGCGCCCGCACCGCCGCTTGGGGGTCCTGCGCGCCATACACAGCCGAACCCGCAACGAAACAGTCGACACCCGCCTCGGCGGCTTGCTCGATGGTGTCGGCGTTGATACCGCCGTCAATCTCCACGAGCACGGTCAGCTCGCCGGAGTCGACGAGCTTACGCACCGCACGCACCTTCTCGAGTACGCCCGCAATGAATGACTGTCCGCCAAATCCTGGTTCCACCGACATCACCAACAGCGTGTCAAAGTCCTTGAGCACCTCTAGATATGGATCCAGGGGTGTGCCCGGCTTGATGCTGAGGCCGGCCTTGGCGCCCGCGGCACGAATATCACGGGCAACGGCGACGGGATTATCCGTGGCCTCAGCGTGGAAGGTCACATTATGCGCGCCCGCCTCGGCGTATCCGGGTGCCCAACGATCAGGGTTGTCGATCATCAGGTGGCAATCGATGGGGATATCGGTTGCGGCCAACAGGCTGTCGACAACAGGAAGGCCCAGCGTCAAATTGGGTACGAAGTGCCCGTCCATGACGTCCACATGCAACCAGTCGGCCCCTTCCACGGCCGCCATCTCGTCGGCAAGACGTGCGAAGTCGGCGGACAGGATCGATGGGGCGATCATGGGAGCGCGGTGAGACATGCCGTTCAGCTTATGTGCCGCTTCATGCGTGTTTGCGCAGGAGGGCGGTGAACATCGCGTCGGTGCCGTGCCGGTGCGGCCACAACTGCACCGCATCGGTATCGCCGAGCCTGTCCACACCGGGGAACACCGTCCGGGCATCCTCGGCGGTCACCGGGTGACGCCGCACGGCATCGGAGACCACACCCACTGTTTCCGCCAGGTGCGGCGAACAGGTGCTGTACACGATGATGCCGCCCGGTCGAGTCAATTCGATAGCGCTGGAGAGTAATTCGCGTTGCAACTTGACCAGCGCCGGGATATCGCCCGGTTGGCGCCGCCAGCGAGCCTCCGGGCGGCGGCGCAGCGCACCGAGCCCCGTGCACGGTGCGTCAACCAGCACGCGGTCGAAGGACGCCGGCGGCAGCCCGCTCTCACGCCCATCCGCGGTGAGCACCGTCACCGGCAGGGATTTCGTGGCGGTCGCCACCAACCCGGCCCGGTGTGCAGCGATCTCGACGGCCGTGACATGGGCACCACACTCGGCCGCCAGCGCCCCCAACAAAGCCGTCTTGCCACCCGGCCCGGCACACAGGTCAAGCCATCGTTCGTCGGTACCGTCGAGTGGAGCCAGCGCTGTCGCGCGCGCGACCAGCTGGCTGCCTTCGTCTTGTACCTGCGCCAGGCCGTCGCGGAGGGCCTCCAATCGGCCCGGGTTTCCGCCGGGTAGGTACACCGCGTAGGGCGAGTAGCGGCCGACGGTGCCGCCCACCTCTTCGGCCAGCGTCTCCGCATCCATGTGCCCCGGACGTGCGGCGAGGTGAACGACAGGGCGCTCATCGTCACTGGCGAGCACGTCGCCAAGCTCAGCGGCCGCTGGGCCCAGCGCATCGGAAAACGCCTGAGCAATCCACCGCGGGTGGGCGGTCGCGAAGGCGAGTCGGCCGATCCTGTCGGATTCCGGCGGTGCCAACTCCTGTACCCATTCATGCTCGCTACGACGGGAGATGGTCCGCAGTACCGCGTTTACGAAACCTGCCCTGCCCTGGTCGAATTCGACGGCTACGGCATCAACTGTGGTGGACAGCGCGGCATGGGGTTCCACGCGGGTGCGCAGCAGCTGATAGGCACCCAGCCGCAGCGGATCGAGCAACCCCTCGTCCACCTGGTCGATCGAGCGGCCCGCGGCCGATGCGATCACCGCATCGAGAAGGCCACGGGCCCTCGATGTTCCATAGGTGAGCTCGGTGGCGAAGGCGGCATCGCGCCCGGATATCCCGCGCTCACGCAGCAATGCGGGCAGGGCCAGATTGGCGTACGCGTCGTTACGCGATACCGCGCGCAGCACATCGAGCGCTGCCTGCCGTGCCGGATCAAGCTTGCGGCGCGCGCGCTCGGGCGGACGTGCGTCCTGGTTGGGCCGCCTACGCGGCGGTCGTGTGCTCACAGTGCGCGAACCTCCGCATCCAGTCTGGCGCCGCGCGCCCAGTCGACAGCGTTCATCAGCTTCTTCCCTTGGGGTTGCACCTCGTTGAGTGCGATCGCCGTCGTGCCGGTGCCCACCAGCACGTCACGCTTGCGGACCGCGACCGCTCCTGGCGACAGTTGTTCGGCCTGCTCGTCAAGATCGACTCGCACCGGCCCTACCTTGACCCGTGTCTCGCCGATAGTTGTCCAGGCGCCGGGCTCGGGAGTCATGGCTCGCACATGGCGGTCGATCGCACGGGCTGGAAGCTCCCATCGGATACGCGCCTGTTCCACGGTGATCTTCGGTGCGGTGCTCACCCCGTCAGCCACCTGCGGAACGGCCACCAGTGCCCCTTCTTCGATCCCGTCCATTGTCGATTCAAGAAGGCCCGCACCCGATTCGGCGAGCCTGCTCAGCAATGCACCAGCAGTGTCCCCTGCGGTGATCCGCTCGGTGACCACGCCATAGACGGGTCCACTGTCCAAGGCGGACTCGATAAGAAACGTGGTGGCACCGGTTATCTCGTCACCGGCCGCGATGGATGCTTGTACGGGCGCGGCGCCGCGCCAGGCGGGCAACAGCGAGAAATGCAGATTCACCCAGCCGTGCGCGGGCACGGCGAGCAACTCGGGTTTCAGGAGGGCGCCGTAGGCGACCACCGCGCAGCAGTCCGGAGCGAGTTCAGCGAGC is a window from the Mycobacteroides salmoniphilum genome containing:
- a CDS encoding LppX_LprAFG lipoprotein; this encodes MRNRIRLALIPVAVAAITLAGCSKTEKADVNLPEAATLLSESAATTKTQTSTHLVLKVTGDKPTIKLSELTGDLTTTPALAAKGTAKTGGLELPFVVVDGELFAQLGSAYSSMGPVKDVYDVGIILDPNKGLANLLSNFTGAKSEKTETVDGVDSVLVTGTVNKDAINTFAGSKLTSDIPGKAWIAKDGTHTLSKISVDTSPGNTIEMSLSDWGKPVTVDKPAS
- a CDS encoding MFS transporter, producing the protein MIDTAKETTLPLRHRGIAIGAGSLAVLLGALDTYVVVSVITDIMRDVGIALNNIQQVTPIVTGYLLGYIAAMPLLGQASDRFGRRRILQLALVGFAIGSVVTAMSTDLTMLVTGRVIQGVASGALLPVTLALGADLWAARNRATVLGGIGAAQELGSVLGPLYGVLCVWLFGSWTAIFWVNVPLAIIAIVLVQFSVPAHQHDANRPKVDIVGGALLAIALGLLVVGLYSPNPKVSALPEWGLPVLTGSAVAFLAFFLWESRAKTRLISPEGVRFGPFFAALAASLAAGAALMVTLVNIELLGQGVLQMDKANAVFLLSRFLVALPIGAVIGGWLATRFGDRIIAVAGLLIAAFGYYLISGWPVDVLAARHDFGFFTLPRLDTDLVVAGVGLGLVIGPLSSAALRVVPAVQHGIASALVVVARMTGMLIGMAALGGWGIHRFYQNFDALAAQEPKPEGKPNLLVLQQQLLDRSIHAYSQMYSEMFAITAVVCVIGAAIAIFVGSQRNSGDEAQ
- the ribD gene encoding bifunctional diaminohydroxyphosphoribosylaminopyrimidine deaminase/5-amino-6-(5-phosphoribosylamino)uracil reductase RibD, with product MTNPIGLDAAMDLAIRAAEEVKGSTYPNPPVGAVILDVSGVVAGVGGTRPPGQEHAEVVALAQAGDAAAGGTAVVTLEPCNHQGRTGPCVDALAVAGVSRVVYAVADPNPQAAGGAERLRALGVEVLGGVAADRVAAGPLREWLHKQRTGRPHVTWKYGASVDGRSAANDGTSQWITSEQSRADVHRRRAFADAVLVGTGTVFADDPQLTARTPENVLCPHQPLRVVVGMREVSSDAKVLNDDSHTMVIRTHDPAEVIAALGDRTDVFLEGGPTLAGAFLRAGLVDRILAYLAPMLLGGNVPAVEDVGVTTLSRALRWEYDHIERMGPDVLLSLVPRVAL
- the rpe gene encoding ribulose-phosphate 3-epimerase, with protein sequence MSHRAPMIAPSILSADFARLADEMAAVEGADWLHVDVMDGHFVPNLTLGLPVVDSLLAATDIPIDCHLMIDNPDRWAPGYAEAGAHNVTFHAEATDNPVAVARDIRAAGAKAGLSIKPGTPLDPYLEVLKDFDTLLVMSVEPGFGGQSFIAGVLEKVRAVRKLVDSGELTVLVEIDGGINADTIEQAAEAGVDCFVAGSAVYGAQDPQAAVRALREQAARAATHLAR
- a CDS encoding RsmB/NOP family class I SAM-dependent RNA methyltransferase: MSTRPPRRRPNQDARPPERARRKLDPARQAALDVLRAVSRNDAYANLALPALLRERGISGRDAAFATELTYGTSRARGLLDAVIASAAGRSIDQVDEGLLDPLRLGAYQLLRTRVEPHAALSTTVDAVAVEFDQGRAGFVNAVLRTISRRSEHEWVQELAPPESDRIGRLAFATAHPRWIAQAFSDALGPAAAELGDVLASDDERPVVHLAARPGHMDAETLAEEVGGTVGRYSPYAVYLPGGNPGRLEALRDGLAQVQDEGSQLVARATALAPLDGTDERWLDLCAGPGGKTALLGALAAECGAHVTAVEIAAHRAGLVATATKSLPVTVLTADGRESGLPPASFDRVLVDAPCTGLGALRRRPEARWRRQPGDIPALVKLQRELLSSAIELTRPGGIIVYSTCSPHLAETVGVVSDAVRRHPVTAEDARTVFPGVDRLGDTDAVQLWPHRHGTDAMFTALLRKHA
- the fmt gene encoding methionyl-tRNA formyltransferase, with protein sequence MRIVFAGTPAPALPSLRRLLASRHEVVAVLTRPDARAGRGRASAASPVAELAHEHGLAVLTPSRPNDPEFVSELAELAPDCCAVVAYGALLKPELLAVPAHGWVNLHFSLLPAWRGAAPVQASIAAGDEITGATTFLIESALDSGPVYGVVTERITAGDTAGALLSRLAESGAGLLESTMDGIEEGALVAVPQVADGVSTAPKITVEQARIRWELPARAIDRHVRAMTPEPGAWTTIGETRVKVGPVRVDLDEQAEQLSPGAVAVRKRDVLVGTGTTAIALNEVQPQGKKLMNAVDWARGARLDAEVRAL